One genomic segment of Planctomycetota bacterium includes these proteins:
- the rpmA gene encoding 50S ribosomal protein L27, with protein MAHKKGQGSSRNGRDSNGQRRGIKKYAGESVEAGNILVRQVGTRYFAGRGVGQGKDYTLFALVDGKIKFDQGGRRINVETATA; from the coding sequence ATGGCACATAAGAAGGGTCAAGGTTCGTCGCGCAACGGTCGCGATTCCAACGGTCAGCGCCGCGGCATCAAGAAGTATGCCGGCGAGTCGGTCGAAGCCGGCAACATCCTGGTCCGCCAGGTCGGCACCCGCTATTTTGCCGGCCGTGGCGTCGGTCAAGGCAAGGACTACACGCTGTTCGCCCTGGTCGATGGAAAGATCAAGTTCGACCAAGGTGGCCGTCGCATCAACGTCGAGACGGCAACCGCCTAG
- a CDS encoding DUF3891 family protein, with protein MIRRTMTIAGNPAWALIAQADHAHLAYEFATAWGPEPFAPLADRQQVLRAVRHHDDGWPAWDVAPSVDASSGRPLQFTEMPLAESLAIWQRSIDVTAAIGPLAAWMVAGHFSALLRHTNSWQITSSLPTSQAHEFLARQDADRLGWFADWQGVDPTGNTPAAAQRALELLQFFDALSLWYCCSAAEQPKPLTIPGGQPLRLAPEGADPDGTLRIGWQPWPFAASEMASSVTARAVPPGRYPGAAELAAVPSALVTIHWRSAPATTA; from the coding sequence ATGATTCGGCGAACCATGACCATCGCGGGTAATCCGGCTTGGGCGTTGATCGCCCAGGCCGATCATGCCCACTTGGCCTACGAGTTCGCCACGGCTTGGGGGCCCGAGCCGTTCGCGCCGCTGGCCGATCGCCAGCAAGTGCTGCGCGCCGTGCGGCATCACGACGATGGCTGGCCGGCCTGGGACGTCGCGCCGAGTGTTGACGCCTCGTCGGGTCGGCCGCTGCAATTCACCGAAATGCCGCTGGCCGAATCACTGGCCATTTGGCAACGCTCGATTGACGTAACCGCCGCGATTGGGCCGCTGGCGGCGTGGATGGTGGCGGGGCATTTCTCGGCTCTGCTCCGTCACACGAACAGTTGGCAAATCACGTCGAGTTTGCCCACATCGCAAGCCCACGAGTTCCTTGCCCGACAAGATGCCGACCGGCTCGGCTGGTTCGCCGACTGGCAGGGCGTCGATCCTACGGGCAATACACCGGCTGCGGCCCAGCGCGCGTTGGAACTGTTGCAATTCTTCGACGCGCTCAGCCTCTGGTATTGTTGCTCGGCGGCCGAGCAACCGAAGCCGCTGACGATCCCCGGCGGCCAGCCGTTGCGCCTCGCGCCCGAAGGGGCCGATCCGGACGGAACGCTACGAATCGGCTGGCAACCTTGGCCGTTCGCGGCGAGTGAAATGGCGTCGTCAGTCACCGCCCGAGCGGTTCCACCCGGCCGGTATCCCGGCGCTGCCGAACTGGCCGCGGTCCCGTCCGCCCTGGTGACCATTCATTGGCGATCCGCCCCCGCGACCACGGCATAA